One stretch of Legionella birminghamensis DNA includes these proteins:
- a CDS encoding beta-ketoacyl-[acyl-carrier-protein] synthase family protein: MKKRVVITGMDIVSSIGCGLEAFWEAAVAGQCGIRRIQQYDPSPYPTQIGGEITQLSLDHLPEFDKSKRYPRAAQYALYCAHHAIERAGLSPRELSLAGTFIGTSVGGTPELEGAYEAFFKESWRKIPALSVIRGMPNSVANFIAIAFGLGGPNSTISNACVSSAEAIGTAYQQIAHGRLAVALCGGTESLLWESIMAAWCKLRVMSTQNEQPHLSCRPFDRNRDGMVMADGAGLLVLEELQHAKARGATIYAEIIGFGASCDAYHVTAPNSKGQVRAIESALADARLSLGDVQYINAHGTGTQLNDLTETETIKTIFGDRAYEIPITAQKAMTGHAIGAAGAMEIIATTLSLQHDILLPTINLHNPDPACDLDYVANQARHKRIDIALSNHFAFGGANAALLLRRAY, from the coding sequence ATGAAAAAACGTGTGGTTATTACGGGGATGGATATCGTCTCCTCAATTGGTTGTGGTTTAGAAGCTTTTTGGGAAGCTGCTGTGGCTGGCCAGTGTGGTATTAGACGTATTCAACAGTACGATCCCAGTCCCTACCCAACCCAGATTGGGGGAGAGATTACTCAATTGTCACTAGACCACCTGCCTGAGTTTGATAAAAGCAAACGCTATCCGCGTGCTGCTCAGTATGCATTGTATTGCGCCCATCATGCCATTGAACGAGCTGGATTAAGCCCCAGAGAGTTGTCTTTGGCCGGTACATTTATAGGCACCAGCGTTGGGGGTACACCTGAGCTGGAGGGAGCTTATGAAGCATTCTTTAAAGAGAGCTGGCGAAAGATCCCTGCACTGAGCGTTATTCGCGGCATGCCCAATTCTGTGGCCAACTTTATCGCAATTGCCTTTGGTCTTGGCGGACCTAACTCTACTATTTCCAATGCCTGCGTCTCCTCTGCAGAAGCAATCGGCACCGCTTATCAGCAAATTGCGCATGGCCGCCTGGCGGTCGCCTTATGCGGCGGTACCGAATCCCTGTTATGGGAATCCATAATGGCAGCCTGGTGCAAGCTGAGGGTAATGTCTACTCAAAATGAACAGCCTCACTTATCCTGCCGCCCTTTCGACAGAAATCGGGATGGCATGGTTATGGCTGACGGCGCAGGTTTACTGGTTCTTGAGGAATTGCAGCATGCCAAAGCCCGCGGCGCGACCATTTATGCTGAAATCATAGGCTTTGGCGCCAGTTGCGATGCCTACCATGTGACCGCTCCCAATAGTAAAGGACAGGTTCGCGCCATTGAATCAGCGCTGGCCGATGCCCGCTTGTCTTTAGGCGATGTACAGTATATTAATGCCCATGGCACTGGAACGCAGTTAAATGATTTGACCGAAACAGAAACCATTAAAACTATATTTGGCGACAGGGCCTATGAAATCCCGATCACTGCACAAAAAGCGATGACAGGCCATGCAATAGGCGCTGCAGGGGCGATGGAAATCATTGCGACGACTTTAAGCTTGCAACATGACATTCTTTTACCCACAATCAATCTGCATAATCCCGACCCCGCCTGCGATCTGGATTATGTAGCCAATCAGGCTCGCCACAAACGAATTGATATCGCACTCTCCAATCATTTTGCCTTTGGCGGAGCCAACGCCGCGTTATTACTGAGAAGAGCATATTAA
- a CDS encoding GNAT family N-acetyltransferase, whose product MLLRTHQLTDMQMDALTELKNKCKAIDGGLPSLYPHILRLKRETANNLLYYQDNQLVAFLSVYFFYEDACEISILVDPDTRRLGLASKLLFNIFPLVQSKKMNRLIFSMAHQLNDHWLAPLGFIYQQSDYHMLRQSYEPILENHSSLSFRKATFDDSGLLCEIDNAAFKNEVVSNIERFTQIMEDPNYSIYLAIKGEEAVGKAHIHWQHDKATFSDIAILPEFQGQGFGSTLLAYCINKALMQETYKLALDVETTNQNALNLYLRHDFKIASVHDYWIIDVENAHKILEKGHFSDDSC is encoded by the coding sequence ATGCTTCTCAGAACACATCAGTTGACCGACATGCAAATGGACGCCTTAACTGAGCTTAAAAATAAATGCAAGGCCATAGATGGCGGGCTTCCAAGTTTATACCCGCATATTCTGAGACTAAAACGGGAAACGGCTAATAACCTTTTGTACTATCAAGACAACCAGCTTGTGGCATTTCTGAGCGTCTATTTCTTTTATGAAGATGCCTGTGAAATAAGCATTCTGGTTGATCCGGACACTCGCCGCTTAGGCCTGGCAAGTAAGCTCCTCTTCAACATATTCCCGCTGGTGCAGTCTAAAAAAATGAATCGCCTAATCTTTTCAATGGCGCATCAGCTGAATGACCACTGGCTCGCCCCCCTGGGGTTCATCTATCAGCAAAGCGATTATCACATGCTTCGCCAAAGCTATGAGCCTATCCTCGAAAATCACTCCAGCCTCTCTTTTCGAAAAGCAACTTTTGATGACTCAGGCCTATTATGTGAAATTGATAATGCAGCATTCAAAAATGAGGTGGTAAGCAATATCGAGCGTTTCACTCAAATCATGGAAGATCCAAACTACAGCATCTATCTGGCCATCAAAGGGGAGGAAGCCGTAGGTAAAGCCCATATTCACTGGCAGCATGATAAAGCCACCTTTTCTGACATCGCAATTCTGCCCGAATTTCAGGGACAGGGATTTGGCAGCACCTTACTGGCTTATTGCATTAATAAGGCTTTAATGCAGGAAACTTATAAACTGGCGCTGGATGTCGAAACCACCAATCAGAATGCCTTAAATCTCTATTTGAGGCATGATTTTAAAATAGCCAGCGTACATGATTATTGGATAATTGATGTCGAAAATGCACACAAGATATTGGAAAAAGGTCATTTCTCTGATGATTCCTGCTGA
- a CDS encoding NRAMP family divalent metal transporter, translated as MKKNKPGSSIRDFFKKLGPGVITGASDDDPSGIATYSQAGAQFGLSTLWTALFTFPLMMVIQEMCARIGKVTSKGLATNIKEQYPRWLLYCIIFLNVPAIVLNISADIAGMGAVSHLVVPWIPSAVFSILFTVLLALGIIFFSYQKIVAVLKYLCLSLFLYLIIPFLVKPDAWQILSHTFIPHIQFNKQYLGILVAILGTTISPYLFFWQATMEAEENRRKRTPAFITRTSLLDMSKDVGIGMFSSNLVMYFIILTTGTVLYKAGITDIQTVEQAAKALEPLAGKLSYLLFALGILGTGFLAIPVLSGCISYMLSTLFEWKNGLDKPFSSARGFYLIILISLIIALLINFIGLNPIEALLMTAILYGVTAPVLILIILHIANNKKIMGRHTNGWKTNIIGILAFLLMTIAALLLIYLE; from the coding sequence ATGAAAAAGAACAAACCCGGTTCCTCCATTCGCGATTTTTTCAAAAAATTGGGACCTGGCGTCATTACCGGGGCAAGCGATGACGACCCCTCTGGTATTGCCACTTATTCTCAGGCAGGTGCTCAATTCGGATTAAGTACCTTATGGACGGCATTGTTTACTTTCCCGCTTATGATGGTCATCCAGGAGATGTGTGCAAGAATTGGGAAAGTGACCAGCAAAGGGCTGGCTACTAATATTAAAGAGCAATATCCCCGCTGGCTTTTGTACTGCATCATCTTTCTAAACGTACCGGCAATTGTTTTAAATATCAGTGCCGATATTGCTGGAATGGGAGCGGTTAGCCACCTGGTGGTTCCCTGGATCCCCTCAGCCGTTTTTTCAATCCTGTTTACAGTTCTTCTCGCCTTGGGAATTATTTTTTTCTCCTATCAAAAAATTGTCGCCGTATTAAAATATTTATGCTTATCCCTTTTCCTGTATTTAATTATCCCATTTCTTGTTAAACCCGATGCCTGGCAGATCCTTAGCCACACTTTTATCCCGCATATTCAATTTAACAAACAGTATCTAGGCATCCTGGTCGCTATTCTGGGAACAACGATTTCACCTTATCTGTTTTTTTGGCAGGCCACCATGGAAGCAGAGGAAAACCGCAGAAAAAGGACGCCCGCTTTCATCACCCGCACCTCCCTCCTTGATATGAGTAAAGATGTCGGTATTGGCATGTTCAGCTCAAATCTGGTGATGTATTTTATAATTCTGACTACCGGTACCGTATTGTATAAAGCAGGCATTACCGATATACAAACCGTTGAACAGGCTGCCAAAGCACTAGAACCCTTAGCCGGCAAACTTTCTTATCTGCTTTTTGCCTTAGGTATTCTGGGTACTGGCTTCCTGGCAATTCCCGTATTAAGCGGTTGTATTTCTTACATGCTATCGACTCTTTTTGAATGGAAGAACGGTCTGGATAAACCTTTTTCTTCAGCAAGAGGTTTTTATCTGATAATACTTATCTCCCTAATCATCGCTTTACTTATAAATTTCATTGGCCTCAACCCCATTGAGGCGCTGTTAATGACCGCTATCCTGTATGGGGTGACTGCGCCAGTCCTTATTCTTATCATCTTGCATATCGCCAATAACAAAAAAATTATGGGACGGCATACCAATGGCTGGAAGACAAATATCATTGGCATTTTAGCTTTTCTGCTCATGACTATTGCCGCTTTATTACTGATTTATCTGGAGTAG
- the msrA gene encoding peptide-methionine (S)-S-oxide reductase MsrA: protein MNKLIGLVFLSGCSLSVFGKTAEAIFAGGCFWFMEADFYKQKGVLATITGFDGGTTPDPTYEEVTAGHTNYTEAVRIIYNPAQISYKQLLDYFWHHIDPTTEDAQFCESGRQYRAAIFYLNENQKRIALESKKSIEKKFPKIYTEILPSTTFYAADDDHQNYSQKNPLRYRYYRFRCGRDSRLEAIWGKP, encoded by the coding sequence ATGAACAAATTAATTGGCCTTGTTTTCTTGTCAGGTTGCAGCCTTTCTGTTTTTGGAAAAACTGCCGAGGCGATCTTCGCTGGTGGTTGTTTTTGGTTTATGGAAGCTGATTTCTATAAACAAAAGGGAGTATTGGCCACCATAACCGGTTTTGACGGCGGCACAACCCCTGATCCCACTTATGAGGAAGTGACCGCAGGCCACACCAACTACACCGAAGCAGTACGTATTATCTATAATCCGGCGCAGATAAGTTATAAACAACTGCTAGACTATTTTTGGCATCATATCGATCCCACTACTGAGGATGCCCAATTTTGCGAGAGCGGACGCCAATATCGCGCAGCCATTTTTTATCTTAATGAGAACCAAAAACGCATCGCCCTGGAAAGTAAGAAATCGATAGAAAAAAAATTTCCAAAAATCTACACTGAAATACTGCCGTCCACTACCTTCTACGCTGCCGACGATGATCATCAGAATTACTCACAGAAAAACCCGTTGCGATACCGGTATTACCGCTTCCGCTGCGGACGCGACAGCCGGCTTGAAGCCATTTGGGGCAAACCCTGA
- a CDS encoding cryptochrome/photolyase family protein, giving the protein MTTAIMWFRADLRLENNPAFVSACEHQRVIPLYIRDPAASAVIGSAQNWWLYHSLSAHQKSLDKRHLKLCLRTGKALDVLLELIDQHQVDAVYWNRCYEPAAIERDQAIKTALKNRGIRVCSTNGSLLVEPWELQTSQGGYFKVFTAFWKQCQKHLSLANCSLSTKLPGCPETVSESIEDWHLLPEKPNWAAGFADHWQPGEEAALARLDNFLEEAITSYKENRDYPALKGTSRLSPHLHFGEISPVTVYNQVLELQQAQALPSAAVSQFLAELGWREFSYHLLYHFPKLAEKNFQSAFDHFPWQSEPSLLKAWQQGQTGYPLVDAGMRELWHTGYMHNRVRMVVASFLVKHLLIDWRKGAAWFEDTLLDADLANNSASWQWVAGSGADAAPYFRIFNPILQSEKFDPQGEYIKTWIPELRKLSASQIHRPWQASVNKSGYPAPIVNHDEARKLALHFYDLIKRKKGD; this is encoded by the coding sequence ATGACAACGGCAATTATGTGGTTTAGAGCGGATTTACGCCTGGAGAATAACCCTGCTTTTGTAAGCGCCTGCGAACATCAGCGTGTGATACCTTTATATATCAGAGACCCTGCCGCATCTGCAGTAATTGGCAGTGCACAAAACTGGTGGCTGTATCATAGCTTATCCGCTCATCAAAAATCGCTTGATAAAAGGCATTTGAAATTATGTTTAAGGACTGGCAAGGCACTGGATGTGTTGCTGGAATTAATTGATCAGCATCAGGTCGATGCAGTCTATTGGAACCGCTGTTATGAGCCGGCTGCCATTGAGCGTGATCAAGCCATTAAAACCGCCTTGAAAAATAGAGGCATCAGAGTTTGCTCCACGAATGGGAGTTTATTAGTAGAGCCCTGGGAGCTGCAAACCAGCCAGGGTGGATACTTTAAGGTGTTTACTGCTTTTTGGAAGCAATGTCAGAAGCATCTTTCCCTGGCGAACTGCTCATTAAGCACAAAGCTCCCGGGTTGTCCTGAAACCGTCTCAGAATCAATTGAGGATTGGCATTTACTTCCTGAAAAACCCAATTGGGCCGCTGGCTTTGCCGATCACTGGCAGCCCGGTGAGGAGGCAGCGCTTGCCCGCCTCGATAATTTTCTGGAAGAAGCGATCACATCCTATAAAGAAAATAGAGATTACCCTGCCCTAAAGGGAACCTCGCGATTGTCGCCGCATTTGCATTTTGGCGAAATCAGTCCAGTGACAGTCTATAATCAAGTGCTTGAGCTACAACAGGCACAGGCCCTGCCTTCCGCGGCGGTCAGTCAATTTCTTGCCGAACTGGGATGGCGTGAATTCTCCTATCATCTGCTCTATCATTTCCCAAAACTTGCAGAAAAAAATTTCCAGTCTGCCTTTGATCATTTTCCCTGGCAGAGCGAGCCCTCTTTACTAAAAGCCTGGCAGCAAGGCCAGACGGGATATCCTCTGGTGGATGCCGGGATGAGGGAGCTTTGGCATACGGGTTATATGCATAATCGAGTCAGGATGGTAGTAGCTTCATTTCTGGTAAAACACTTGCTGATCGACTGGCGAAAAGGCGCTGCCTGGTTTGAAGATACGCTGCTGGATGCCGATTTGGCTAATAATTCCGCCAGCTGGCAATGGGTTGCGGGAAGCGGCGCGGACGCTGCCCCGTATTTTCGAATTTTTAACCCCATTTTGCAAAGTGAGAAGTTTGATCCCCAGGGGGAATATATTAAAACCTGGATTCCAGAGCTGCGTAAACTCTCCGCTTCGCAGATTCATAGGCCCTGGCAGGCTTCAGTGAATAAATCGGGCTATCCGGCTCCGATTGTTAACCATGATGAAGCGCGTAAATTAGCCCTGCATTTTTATGATTTAATTAAGAGAAAAAAGGGTGATTAG
- a CDS encoding NCS2 family permease, with translation MDNIQPQLSHSSRFSTEILAGITSFLTMVYIVFVNPVILHDAGMDQGSVFTATCLVTAFTTLLTGLIANAPIGVAPGMALNIYFSYSVVLGMGIPWQQALAMVFVSGSLFLLLSLTPLRKRLVDSIPDNLQLAILIGISFLIALIALQSNQIIISNAHTLLQMGNLARPEAGLFFLGFIMILIFDYFKISGAIILSILSISLISLATGLVSWQGIFALPPSMAPTFLKLDFSSFTSSTTLKATFTFFLIALFDATGTLIGLLNQSLFRDQEDNQQRIANSLSADAAGSMLAGLLGSASTSPFIESASGIEAGGRTGLTAVVIAAGFLLMLFFFPLAKMIPVYAVGPALLYVACCMMKHMVDLKLSDMTEIAPCMLTIIMIPLTSSIADGIGVGIILYTLLKLLSRQRVKPFLIVLSLTFAVFFLLS, from the coding sequence ATGGATAACATTCAGCCGCAGTTGAGCCATTCTTCTCGTTTCTCCACTGAAATTCTGGCAGGCATAACCAGTTTTTTGACCATGGTTTATATCGTTTTCGTCAATCCGGTGATTCTCCATGATGCAGGAATGGATCAGGGTTCAGTATTTACTGCAACCTGCCTGGTTACCGCATTTACAACCCTGCTCACAGGCCTGATCGCCAATGCGCCCATTGGTGTAGCACCGGGAATGGCCCTCAATATCTATTTTTCATACAGTGTCGTTTTAGGCATGGGCATTCCCTGGCAACAGGCTTTAGCGATGGTTTTTGTATCCGGATCCCTGTTTCTCTTACTAAGCCTGACCCCGTTAAGAAAAAGACTGGTTGATTCGATTCCTGACAATTTGCAGTTGGCCATTCTGATTGGCATTAGCTTTTTAATTGCATTGATTGCCTTGCAGTCTAATCAGATCATTATCAGTAATGCGCATACTCTCCTGCAAATGGGTAATCTGGCAAGGCCTGAAGCGGGTCTCTTTTTTCTTGGCTTTATCATGATCCTTATCTTCGATTATTTCAAAATTTCCGGGGCGATTATTCTGAGTATCTTATCGATCAGCCTCATTTCACTAGCGACAGGACTGGTTAGCTGGCAAGGTATTTTTGCATTGCCTCCTTCCATGGCCCCCACATTTTTAAAACTAGACTTTTCCTCTTTCACCAGTTCAACGACTTTAAAGGCTACTTTTACTTTTTTTCTAATTGCCTTGTTTGATGCGACCGGAACCCTGATTGGCCTGTTGAATCAATCCTTGTTCAGGGATCAAGAGGATAACCAGCAGCGGATTGCCAATAGCTTGTCAGCCGATGCAGCAGGTTCAATGCTGGCAGGATTATTAGGCTCGGCCAGTACTTCACCGTTTATTGAGTCGGCTTCGGGAATTGAAGCAGGCGGTCGAACTGGTTTAACTGCCGTAGTAATCGCCGCAGGCTTTCTGCTCATGCTGTTTTTCTTCCCCTTGGCAAAAATGATCCCCGTCTATGCAGTGGGCCCGGCGCTGTTATATGTCGCCTGCTGCATGATGAAACACATGGTGGATTTAAAACTTAGCGATATGACGGAAATCGCTCCCTGCATGCTCACTATTATTATGATTCCACTGACCTCATCCATTGCGGACGGGATTGGTGTTGGGATCATTTTGTATACCTTGCTGAAGTTGCTTTCCAGACAAAGGGTCAAGCCCTTTCTGATTGTATTAAGCCTGACTTTTGCCGTTTTTTTCCTGCTGAGTTAA
- a CDS encoding RMD1 family protein encodes MECLSYCVANSIDLSRLDHYFKTSVQGYSAVKSRDVLKLTPFAGSQYVIFIFKNGTVVSWGIKRHQIDNYIQLFKLYAEKPVPFLVRDEFSYRINDKIAIEPHDYFDVDCISIDDNSDDLKLSLSYGFSQSVKLQYFETKIDSLIEKYNPLIQLLSHKGHMPISRNQIRQVIGEILGAKSEMNLVSNFLYHPKYFWQHPTLEEYYTMLERYLHIPRRVNALNHRLDTLNEIFDMFNSYLENRHSHSLEIIIIVLITIEIIFGVLNIHF; translated from the coding sequence ATGGAATGCCTTAGTTATTGTGTAGCCAATAGTATTGATTTATCGCGTCTGGATCATTATTTTAAAACAAGCGTCCAGGGTTACTCGGCAGTCAAATCCCGTGATGTGCTAAAATTGACACCCTTTGCGGGCAGTCAGTATGTCATTTTTATTTTTAAAAATGGAACAGTAGTTTCCTGGGGCATCAAACGGCATCAGATTGACAATTATATTCAATTATTCAAACTGTACGCGGAAAAGCCAGTCCCTTTTTTGGTACGGGATGAGTTTAGCTATCGTATTAATGATAAAATTGCTATTGAACCGCACGACTATTTCGATGTGGATTGCATTAGTATTGATGACAACAGTGATGATTTAAAATTAAGTCTCTCCTATGGTTTTTCCCAATCAGTAAAGCTGCAATACTTTGAAACCAAAATAGATTCACTGATTGAAAAGTACAACCCGCTGATCCAGCTTTTGTCACATAAGGGGCATATGCCGATCAGCCGCAATCAGATACGTCAGGTAATCGGCGAAATTCTCGGCGCCAAGAGTGAGATGAATTTAGTCAGTAATTTCCTTTATCATCCCAAATATTTCTGGCAGCACCCCACATTGGAAGAGTATTACACAATGCTGGAGCGTTATTTACACATTCCTCGCCGCGTGAACGCGCTGAATCACCGCCTGGATACTTTAAACGAGATTTTCGACATGTTTAATAGCTATCTTGAAAACCGCCATTCACACAGCCTTGAAATAATAATCATTGTTTTGATTACCATTGAAATTATCTTCGGCGTATTAAATATTCATTTCTAA
- the gcvPB gene encoding aminomethyl-transferring glycine dehydrogenase subunit GcvPB → MLIYERSQARRRASAQFPSDNPQTSGIPAKFLREKPARLPACSELQVIRHYTRLSQNNFSIDTNLYPLGSCTMKYNPRGVHKAASIGGFINRHPLSGEAHSQGFLQAMYELQSYLAEITGMAGVSLTPMAGSQGEFAGVAMIKAYHQSRGDSARTEMLIPDAAHGTNPASAVMCGFKVIEISTARDGDIDLEELRSKVGPRTAGIMLTNPSTLGLFMRQIKEIAAIVHQAGGLLYYDGANLNAILGRVRPGDMGFDVMHLNLHKTFATPHGGGGPGSGPVAVNKRLLPYMPMPVVVKSDEKYRWATRDDYPQSIGRLSCFMGNAGILLRAYFYICVLGREGLLRVSEFATLNANYLLAALKKAGFHPAYPERRASHEFILTLSQEKKDYGVTAMDLAKRLLDYGFHAPTTYFPLLVPECLLIEPTETECKEELDGLAAALHAIRDEAKKNPELLKGAPYNLPVKRLDDVRAARELDLNYFKYND, encoded by the coding sequence ATGTTAATTTATGAACGCTCACAAGCCAGGCGCCGAGCATCAGCCCAGTTCCCTTCGGATAATCCGCAGACTTCAGGCATTCCGGCAAAATTCCTGCGGGAGAAGCCAGCTCGCTTGCCGGCTTGTTCAGAATTGCAGGTGATACGTCATTATACCCGCTTGTCACAAAATAACTTCTCCATTGATACCAACCTGTATCCTCTGGGCTCCTGTACAATGAAATATAATCCAAGAGGAGTTCACAAAGCCGCATCTATCGGCGGTTTTATAAACAGGCATCCTTTATCCGGCGAAGCACATAGCCAGGGATTCCTGCAGGCGATGTACGAACTGCAATCCTATCTGGCGGAAATAACCGGCATGGCTGGCGTTTCCCTGACCCCAATGGCAGGCTCACAAGGCGAGTTTGCCGGCGTGGCCATGATTAAAGCCTATCATCAATCGCGCGGGGACAGCGCCAGGACTGAGATGCTGATTCCAGATGCAGCACATGGTACTAATCCCGCTTCTGCGGTGATGTGCGGATTTAAAGTTATTGAGATTAGCACAGCCCGTGATGGGGATATCGATCTGGAGGAGTTGCGCAGCAAGGTCGGGCCTAGAACAGCCGGTATTATGCTGACCAATCCATCCACCCTCGGTTTGTTCATGCGGCAGATTAAGGAAATTGCAGCAATTGTTCATCAGGCAGGGGGACTGCTTTATTATGATGGCGCCAACTTAAATGCTATTTTGGGACGCGTAAGGCCGGGTGATATGGGCTTTGATGTGATGCATTTGAATCTTCACAAAACTTTCGCCACTCCTCATGGCGGGGGCGGGCCTGGCTCTGGGCCGGTTGCGGTGAACAAAAGGCTTTTACCTTATATGCCAATGCCTGTGGTGGTAAAATCAGACGAAAAATACCGTTGGGCAACGAGGGATGATTATCCGCAAAGCATTGGCCGTCTATCCTGCTTCATGGGAAATGCCGGCATTCTTTTACGCGCCTATTTTTACATTTGCGTACTGGGCAGAGAAGGGCTTTTAAGAGTATCGGAATTTGCAACACTTAACGCGAACTATCTGCTTGCTGCTCTAAAAAAAGCGGGCTTCCATCCTGCCTATCCGGAAAGGCGAGCCAGTCATGAATTCATTCTGACGCTTAGCCAGGAAAAGAAAGACTATGGGGTAACCGCGATGGATCTGGCAAAACGCCTGCTCGATTATGGCTTCCATGCGCCGACGACCTATTTCCCCCTGCTGGTCCCAGAGTGTTTACTGATTGAACCTACAGAAACGGAATGCAAGGAGGAACTGGATGGTCTGGCAGCTGCATTACATGCAATTCGTGACGAAGCCAAGAAAAATCCAGAGCTCTTGAAGGGTGCACCGTACAATTTACCTGTCAAACGATTAGATGATGTACGTGCTGCCAGAGAACTTGATTTGAATTATTTCAAATACAATGATTGA
- a CDS encoding YciI family protein, producing the protein MIIIQLTYKTPISEVDKYLQAHREFLDYYYKQGLLVASGPLKPRTGGIIIAATTDRNYLESVMKKDPYYMAEIADYTYIEFTPVKHCAALKDLIQNSEGKLC; encoded by the coding sequence ATGATTATCATTCAATTAACCTATAAAACGCCGATTAGTGAAGTGGATAAATACCTTCAGGCGCATCGTGAGTTTCTCGATTATTACTATAAGCAGGGGCTGCTGGTCGCTTCCGGGCCGCTCAAGCCGCGTACTGGCGGTATCATTATTGCCGCGACGACGGATAGAAATTATCTTGAATCGGTGATGAAAAAGGATCCCTATTACATGGCGGAAATTGCAGACTATACCTATATCGAATTCACACCGGTAAAACATTGTGCTGCATTGAAAGATTTGATACAGAATTCGGAGGGAAAACTATGTTAA